From the Deinococcus aerius genome, one window contains:
- a CDS encoding lysophospholipid acyltransferase family protein, with protein MIPFDWAAALLRASIRRSVRTGLGGIWVRGPLPGAGAVLAPNHHSWWDGYVLREITWTLGLDYRVLMLGEQLARFPFLRRVGALGVGEVRPAVRAARAGAWVVVFPEGALHPAGPLREVRPGAAWIARSAGVPLVPVALRVVLRGGQYPEAYLRFGRAVGEAALPAALAQELAALDTDLADSDPEAPLAGYLRVTAGRASASDRVDLPSRALIWLTGDR; from the coding sequence GTGATCCCCTTCGACTGGGCTGCGGCCCTGCTGCGGGCGAGCATCCGCCGCAGCGTGAGAACGGGGCTGGGGGGCATCTGGGTGCGCGGGCCGCTGCCGGGTGCGGGCGCCGTCCTCGCCCCCAATCACCACTCGTGGTGGGACGGCTACGTGCTGCGCGAGATCACCTGGACGCTGGGCCTGGACTACCGGGTGCTGATGCTGGGCGAACAGCTCGCCCGCTTCCCCTTCCTGCGGCGCGTGGGGGCGCTGGGGGTGGGGGAGGTGCGCCCCGCCGTGCGCGCGGCGCGGGCGGGGGCGTGGGTCGTCGTGTTCCCGGAGGGAGCCCTCCACCCGGCGGGACCCCTGCGTGAGGTGCGCCCCGGCGCGGCCTGGATCGCCCGGTCGGCGGGAGTGCCCCTCGTGCCCGTGGCGCTGCGCGTGGTGCTGCGGGGCGGGCAGTACCCGGAGGCCTACCTGCGCTTCGGGCGGGCGGTGGGGGAGGCCGCGCTCCCCGCCGCGCTGGCTCAGGAACTCGCCGCCCTGGACACCGACCTCGCGGACAGCGACCCGGAGGCGCCCCTGGCGGGCTACCTGCGCGTCACGGCGGGCCGTGCAAGTGCCTCCGACCGCGTGGACCTGCCCAGCCGCGCCCTGATCTGGCTCACGGGGGACCGGTGA
- a CDS encoding glycosyltransferase family 2 protein — MSRPFRAYRLAVGAFFAVKGATLLVNALTFPRLRPRPTPPGGPRVSLLVPARNEAHNLPHTLPGLVAQGAHEVLVLDDHSEDDTARIAHDLDARVIPGQSLPPGWHGKPWACQQLAAAATGDVLIFTDADVLWHPGALGAVLHALERSGADLLSVYPRQRNVTPGERLLTPLVDAVLLTFLPEPLLRFPHPSAAAANGQLMAFPRRSYERVGGHALVRAELLEDVALGSRVKAWGGRLALALGGECLGVRMYRGYAESVEGFGKSAGSVHRGSRALMAASLGWHLAAYTLPWLLPARRLPGLAALRAAGLLERTLVNLLTGRRAPADLAEGLLGPVTPLLALPVYLRAMRRRVSWKGREYDQ; from the coding sequence GTGAGCCGCCCCTTCCGCGCGTACCGTCTGGCGGTCGGGGCCTTTTTCGCGGTCAAGGGGGCGACCCTCCTCGTCAACGCGCTGACCTTTCCGCGGCTGCGGCCCCGGCCCACGCCGCCCGGCGGCCCGCGCGTCTCGCTGCTCGTGCCGGCTCGCAACGAGGCGCACAATCTCCCGCACACGCTGCCCGGGCTGGTCGCGCAGGGGGCGCATGAGGTTCTGGTGCTCGACGACCACTCGGAGGACGACACGGCGCGGATCGCGCATGACCTGGACGCGCGGGTGATCCCGGGCCAGTCCCTGCCCCCCGGGTGGCACGGCAAACCGTGGGCCTGCCAGCAGCTCGCGGCGGCGGCCACGGGCGACGTGCTGATCTTCACCGACGCGGACGTGCTGTGGCACCCGGGGGCCCTGGGCGCCGTGTTGCACGCGCTGGAACGTTCGGGAGCCGACCTCCTCAGCGTGTATCCCCGCCAGCGCAACGTCACGCCGGGCGAGCGGCTGCTCACGCCGCTGGTGGACGCCGTGCTGCTCACCTTCCTGCCCGAGCCGCTGCTGCGCTTTCCGCACCCCAGCGCCGCCGCCGCGAACGGGCAACTCATGGCCTTCCCCAGGAGGAGTTACGAGCGCGTCGGCGGGCATGCCCTCGTCCGGGCCGAGTTGCTGGAGGACGTGGCGCTGGGGAGCCGCGTGAAGGCGTGGGGCGGGCGGCTGGCCCTCGCGCTGGGGGGGGAGTGCCTGGGCGTGCGGATGTACCGGGGTTACGCCGAGTCGGTGGAGGGCTTCGGGAAGAGCGCGGGGTCGGTGCACCGGGGCTCGCGGGCGCTGATGGCCGCCTCGCTGGGCTGGCACCTCGCCGCCTATACCCTGCCCTGGCTGCTCCCCGCCCGCCGCCTGCCGGGGCTGGCCGCCCTGCGCGCGGCGGGGCTGCTGGAGCGCACGCTCGTCAACCTCCTCACCGGGCGCCGCGCCCCCGCCGACCTCGCCGAGGGGTTGCTGGGGCCGGTCACGCCGCTGCTCGCGCTGCCCGTGTATCTTCGCGCCATGCGCCGCCGGGTGAGCTGGAAGGGTCGGGAGTACGACCAGTGA